One Paraburkholderia caffeinilytica DNA segment encodes these proteins:
- a CDS encoding response regulator transcription factor, translated as MRFALVTEDPILTRDLAGCLAGDSIAVESFDGELPLVRAMRASTYDLVLIDAKNGSLLLDSLLSWRHCNAAACTPAIVLTPFPDWTAMLGWINAGATDVAYRFDLEQVRLRAHVVLQRENHRAGADTVTLGGYVLRRDLGVLTLDGVEIPLTPREFTMAWLFFSNPGKFVTRAQIAGGVWGSCEDVAARSIEQHIYKLRKKLRLSPGNGLNLKTVYALGYKLDSVASIGEAGNALACVEQFA; from the coding sequence ATGCGATTCGCTCTAGTGACCGAGGACCCCATATTGACCCGCGATCTGGCCGGCTGTCTTGCCGGTGATTCGATTGCCGTCGAATCGTTTGACGGCGAGTTGCCGCTCGTGCGTGCAATGCGCGCCTCCACGTACGACCTCGTGTTGATCGACGCGAAGAACGGATCATTACTGCTCGATTCGTTGCTGTCGTGGCGCCATTGCAACGCGGCTGCGTGCACGCCCGCGATCGTTCTCACGCCGTTTCCGGACTGGACCGCCATGCTCGGGTGGATCAACGCGGGCGCCACGGACGTGGCGTATCGCTTCGATCTGGAGCAGGTGCGTCTGCGCGCGCATGTTGTGCTTCAGCGTGAAAATCATCGGGCGGGTGCGGACACCGTCACGCTGGGCGGCTATGTGTTGAGAAGAGATCTCGGCGTGCTGACCCTCGACGGCGTCGAGATTCCGCTCACGCCGCGCGAATTCACGATGGCGTGGCTGTTCTTTTCGAATCCAGGCAAGTTCGTGACCCGCGCGCAGATCGCTGGCGGCGTGTGGGGCTCATGCGAGGACGTGGCCGCGCGCTCCATCGAGCAACACATCTACAAGCTGCGCAAGAAGCTGCGTTTGTCGCCCGGAAACGGCCTGAATCTGAAAACCGTTTATGCGCTTGGCTACAAGCTGGATAGCGTTGCGTCGATTGGCGAAGCAGGCAACGCGCTGGCGTGCGTTGAGCAATTCGCCTAG
- a CDS encoding spermidine synthase: MLKHDNLQDVDASHEGRCPPLTFSKRDGLLYMHNGDEWDSTFGCMVLDHPTFLWMEYAQKMMSWMLFAERFYEKPRLIVQLGLGAGALTRFCHARFPLARVEVVDINPAVIDACREMFCMPPEGERLALIEADAMDYVSAQEHRASIDILQVDLYLSEHDGPVGQGSAFYRACFDSLATDGMMTINIFGPDLAAVTRQNLQWLSELFDAVLRLPCEDNNILICFKRAPAIDMQQLKVKAAALESLTGIPASSWVFFRRDGEALDREKALELEAVV, encoded by the coding sequence ATGCTCAAACACGACAACCTGCAAGATGTTGACGCCAGTCACGAAGGACGCTGCCCGCCGCTCACTTTTTCCAAGCGGGACGGGCTGCTGTACATGCACAACGGCGACGAGTGGGATTCGACGTTCGGGTGTATGGTGCTCGATCATCCAACGTTTCTCTGGATGGAGTATGCGCAAAAGATGATGTCGTGGATGCTCTTCGCCGAACGCTTCTATGAAAAGCCGCGCCTCATCGTGCAACTGGGACTGGGCGCCGGAGCGTTGACCCGCTTCTGTCACGCCCGCTTTCCGCTCGCGCGTGTCGAAGTCGTCGACATCAACCCCGCGGTCATCGACGCGTGCCGCGAGATGTTCTGCATGCCGCCCGAGGGCGAGCGCCTCGCTCTCATCGAAGCGGACGCGATGGACTATGTCAGCGCGCAAGAGCACCGGGCATCGATCGACATCTTGCAGGTGGACCTTTATCTAAGCGAACACGATGGGCCGGTGGGGCAAGGCAGCGCATTCTACCGGGCCTGTTTCGACAGCCTCGCGACGGACGGCATGATGACGATCAACATCTTCGGCCCGGACCTGGCGGCGGTGACGCGGCAGAACCTGCAATGGCTGTCCGAGCTATTCGATGCGGTTCTGCGGTTGCCGTGCGAGGACAACAACATTCTCATCTGCTTCAAGCGTGCGCCGGCGATCGATATGCAGCAACTGAAAGTGAAAGCGGCCGCGCTCGAGTCGCTTACTGGAATCCCCGCGTCTTCGTGGGTGTTTTTTCGTCGCGACGGCGAAGCGCTGGATCGCGAGAAGGCCCTGGAACTCGAGGCAGTGGTCTAG
- a CDS encoding lytic transglycosylase domain-containing protein: MHHAIRHRPPLTRRALIAIAVDLALALAAQPAWADCFDDAGAYQRVNPMVLRAIAWQESHNRPNATHLNANGSLDYGVMQINSIHLRDLARYHIDRDALMQPCKNVYIAAWHLRGKMDKYGNTWAAIGAYHSETPAERDLYARHIAAILASWHQLRQPEHVAQK, translated from the coding sequence ATGCACCACGCCATCCGTCATCGTCCGCCGCTTACGCGCCGCGCGCTGATCGCAATCGCCGTCGACCTTGCGCTCGCGCTCGCCGCGCAGCCCGCATGGGCCGACTGCTTCGACGACGCAGGGGCGTACCAGCGCGTCAATCCAATGGTGCTGCGGGCGATCGCATGGCAGGAGTCGCATAACCGGCCCAACGCGACGCATCTGAACGCAAACGGCTCCCTCGACTACGGCGTCATGCAGATCAACTCCATTCACCTGCGCGACCTGGCGCGCTACCACATCGATCGCGATGCGCTGATGCAGCCGTGCAAGAACGTGTATATCGCGGCCTGGCATTTGCGCGGCAAGATGGACAAATACGGCAACACCTGGGCCGCGATTGGGGCCTACCATTCGGAGACCCCTGCCGAGCGGGACCTATACGCGCGCCACATCGCCGCGATCCTCGCGAGCTGGCATCAACTGCGGCAGCCGGAGCATGTCGCTCAAAAATGA